One Salvelinus sp. IW2-2015 linkage group LG4q.2, ASM291031v2, whole genome shotgun sequence DNA window includes the following coding sequences:
- the LOC111963013 gene encoding C-C chemokine receptor type 6-like: MEVHNETQTDEYDYYYTKDYTXGYPDESEIEYICNLNINRDMEIVIQTYVHSFICAFGLCGNALVIVTYAFYKKAKTMTDVYLLNVAVADLLFIVTLPLIIYNEQHDWSMGSVVCKALRGAYSINLYSGMLLLACISGDRYISIVQARRSFGLRSRTLIYSRLICTAIWALAIALSIPTVIYNKRVEETNRLGETIAVCQVQFESNKTARLIKVLVPSLQMTMGFFLPILVMVLCYASIIWTLLRAHSTQRHKAVRVILAVVVVFIVCHLPYNMALLYHTVALFHERGCEGEKVILTTLTTTRSVAYLHCCLNPILYAFIGVKFRNHFRKILADLWCLGRKYIYPSGRSSRMTSDLYIPARKSTDGSNNENGSSFTM, from the exons ATGGAGGTGCATAATGAGACGCAAACAGATGAATATGATTATTATTACACAAAAGACTACACTGAKGGTTATCCTGATGAAAGCGAAATAGAATATATCTGTAACCTGAATATCAACCGTGATATGGAGATAGTCATACAGACCTACGTCCATTCCTTCATCTGTGCATTCGGTCTCTGTGGCAATGCGTTGGTGATTGTCACATATGCCTTCTACAAGAAAGCCAAGACCATGACGGATGTGTACCTTCTGAACGTGGCTGTAGCAGATCTGCTGTTCATCGTGACCCTGCCACTCATCATCTACAATGAGCAGCATGACTGGAGCATGGGCTCAGTGGTCTGCAAG GCCCTACGAGGAGCCTACAGCATCAACCTGTACAGTGGCATGCTCCTGCTGGCCTGCATCAGTGGAGACCGATACATCTCCATCGTCCAGGCCAGGCGCTCCTTCGGCCTCCGCTCCCGGACCCTGATCTACAGCCGCCTCATCTGCACAGCCATCTGGGCTCTGGCCATAGCCCTGTCTATCCCCACAGTCATCTACAACAAGCGGGTTGAGGAGACCAACAGGTTGGGAGAGACTATAGCCGTGTGCCAGGTGCAGTTTGAAAGTAACAAGACCGCCCGGCTGATAAAGGTGCTGGTACCCAGTCTGCAGATGACCATGGGGTTCTTCCTGCCCATCCTGGTCATGGTCCTCTGTTATGCCAGCATCATCTGGACCCTCCTGAGGGCCCACAGCACCCAGAGGCACAAG GCAGTGCGTGTGATCCTAGCTGTGGTCGTGGTCTTCATCGTGTGCCACTTGCCCTACAACATGGCCCTGCTCTACCACACAGTGGCTCTGTTCCACGAGAGGGGGTGTGAGGGGGAGAAAGTCATCCTCACCACCCTCACCACCACCAGGAGCGTGGCCTACCTCCACTGCTGCCTCAACCCCATCCTGTACGCCTTCATCGGGGTCAAGTTCAGGAACCACTTCAGGAAGATCCTGGCGGATCTGTGGTGCCTGGGCAGGAAGTACATCTACCCCTCGGGTCGCTCCTCAcgcatgacctctgacctctatatCCCAGCTCGCAAGTCCACTGACGGATCCAACAACGAGAATGGCTCCTCGTTCACCATGTGA